The following DNA comes from Candidatus Aminicenantes bacterium.
GGCTCGTCCAAATCTCCCTCTCCGAAGCCCGGGCGACGCCAGGAAAGTCCCCCTCCCGATCCAGCAGGTCGAGGATAATCTGGAAATGGAGATGCGGAGGCCAACCGCCGTTTTCGGGATCGGGGCCGATCGCAGCGAATGGCTCGCCCCTGCGGACGGGGCGGCCTTTCGCGAGCCCCGCCGTCGAAGCCCGGGCCAGATGGCCGTATAGAGTGTAGAACGCCGGCCCGCCCTCTTCGAGGCGGTGCTCTAAAATGACGGTCGGCCCGTAATCGTAAGGGCGCGCGTTGTCCGCGATGCTATGGACGACGCCGTCGAGCGGGGCGCAGACCGGCTCGCCCGCCTCGACGAACAGGTCGATGCCGAGGTGGACGGTCCGCCCCTCGGCCAGAGGATCGCCGGTCGGCCGGAAGGCGGGCCCGGCGTAGATGATCCGCGGCTCGTTATAACGGCCGAGGCCGAGCGCGGCGCCCCGCGTCTTCATCTCGCCGAACAGAATCTCCGTCAGACGCGCGGAGTCGACGGCTTCGGCCGGATCGGCGATGAGCAGCGTCCCGATCGACAGGTCGAAGACGGTCCGTTTCGAGGCCGGAGGGATTTCCCCCAGGACGGGGGCGAATCGTCCGGCCATCGACCGGAGGGCTTGGACGGCGGCAGCATGATTCGGACAGGGGGCGAAGCCTGCGGCCCGGCGGAGGACCGCCGCCGCGAAACGAGGATGGATGCTGTCCAATCGCTCCAAAAGAGCCCAAGCCGCGGCGTTGGAGATCTTAAGGTATTCGTTCCCGGGACGAAGCAAGGATTGGCGGGCGCAATTGGCCACGCTTAGGAGCAGCCGCAGGACGATGAGCGGATAGAGGAGGTCGATCTCTCCTTCGGGCATCGGAAGCTCAGCTTGGAAACCCGCCAGGACCTGGGCAGCCGCAGCCAGTGGGTCGGCCTTGCCCAGCATCGTATAGGCACAGGCCACGGCGGCGTCGGAAAGCGTGAAGGAGCGGACCATGTCCCCGAAATCGACCACGGCGGCGACGCGGCGCCCGAAGGACGCGTCGCCCGACGCAGCCGGGGCGACGATCACGTTGTAATCGTTGGCGTCGTTGTGGACGACGCTTCGGGAAAGCCGGCCCCAATGAGGTTCGGCATCGCGTTCGAGCCAAGCCAGGAATCGTTCCAGCAAGGCCCATCGGCTCGGCTCCCGGACAAGCCCGCCGTGTCGCCTGACGACCGCGATCCCGCCGTCCAGGTTCCAAACGAAAGGCCGCCCGGCCATGGGGTGTTCGAATCCGCTGAGTCCGCGGGCGATTCGTCCGACGGCCCGGCCGACGTCCCGTAGCAGCTCGGGGGAATGCGGCTTGACGGCGGCCAAAGGCTCGCCCTCGATGTAAGACACCAACCTGACGAAGTGGCGCTCGCCGCCGGCCGGCGAGAATTCCGAAATGAGGCTTCCCTCCAAGTTCGGCAAAACCTCCGGGACGAGCCCCGGGTCCGCGACCGCCAGCCGCCGCAAAGCGGCGTTCTGCATTTCCAGGACCGCGCGCTCTTCGTCGGGGTTGGCGATCTTGAGGACGAACCGGCCGGAGCCCGGCGCGGCATCGAGCCGCGTGAGCAGAAAATTCTGATCTCGCTCCCCAGGCAAGATCTCGGCCCGGGCGCGCAAGCCGAACAGCGATTCCGCCAGCCCGGCCGCGTCGGCGAGACCGAACCGGGGCGCGCGGTCGACGGAGGTCATGAGCGGGTCACCGGACGATGACCAAGCCGCGGATGCGGGCGAAGGTCTTGTTCTTGGTCCCCTTGATCTTCATCAGATTCTCAGCATAGACCGGGCTTACTTGCCCGTCTTGGGCTTGGCCTTGGGCCGGGTGTTTTCCCAGTTCTCGATGAACCGGCTCTGGGCCGGCTTTTCGGACATCTCCAGCACCGCCTGGAAGATGGCCTTCAGGTTGGCGTAGGGCAGGGTGCCGATGATCATCCGGCCGTTGATGATCATGGTCGGCGTCGAGCGGATGCCATGCGAGAACTTGTCCGAGGTCTTCTCGTACTCGGCCCCAGTCTGGATGATGCGTTCGACCATGGCCTTGGTCCCCTCGTCCGTCAGGGCGGCTTCCAGCCCATAGCGCTTGACGAGCTCGGCCCGCCACTCGGGCTTCTTGGCTTCCTGGAAGTTGGCGAAGATCTCCTCGTGGATCGACGGGAACCGGCCCGGATCGTAAGCCGCGATCAGGGCCAGATCACAGGCGCCCGGATGGATGTCTTTCTCGACGACATGGTTGCACTTGCCCTCGAGCGGGAAAAACTGATAAGCGATGTTCAGCTTGCCGGCGAAGTCCTTCTTCAGCTGGGACAGCTGCTGATGGAGGAACAGGCAGTCGGGGCAAGTGTAGTCGGAGAATTCGATGACCCGGATGGGGGCGTCCTCCCAGCGCTCGGTCGCCTGGGCGATCCGATAGGGGGAGATGAAGCTCGGCTCGGGGACGACGGCCAGGCTGAAGAACTCCTTGGCCATCTTGGCCGCCGTACCGCCTAGCTGGGCCTGCTGTTTGGCCCCATGGAATTCATGGAACCCGTAGCCGCCCGCCCCGACGACGACCGCGGACGCGATCAGGATGGCGAGGGAGGGCTTGAGGTAGGAGCCGAAAAAGCGGCCGATCCCCTTCCCGGCGCCGCGCAGCCCAAGCTTCCAGAACAGGAAGAAGCTGAAGAGCGAGAACAGATAGAACCCGCTGCACAGCAGGCAAAGGCTCTTGAGGACGAAAAGAGAGTAGCCCAGCAGGGCCAGAACGCCCAAGGCGTTAAGCAGGGAGAGGGACTTGTTGGTCCGCTCGAACCGGGGCGAGGGGAAGACCGCCCCCAGAACGACCAGCGATCCGACGACGAGGCCGAACCAGCCCATCGGAACGCCCCAGATCTGGGCGATCGGCGAGAAAGCCGAGCCGTCGCAGTTGAAGAAGGCGCTGATGTCGCAGAAGGCGCCTTTATAGATCGAATCGGGAAAATTGGCCAGGAAGAAATGGCGGATGGTCATGGCCGACGCGGCGATCATGCCGGCCCCGGCCAGGAAGCTCCATAAGCGCCGCCAAGGGTGCTGTCCGACGGTGAGGGCTTGCTCCATGGGGGTCTCCTGATGCGGCCCATTTTATCAAAAGAGCGGGTTTTTAAGTATACTTGCCTCTCATTCGTTTCAAGGAGTGCGGCATGAGAATCGTCATCCGGACCTGGGGGGCCATCATTCTTCTGCTGGCGACAGCCATCGTGTCCGCGCCTCGATCCGCCGGGCAGGCGCCGGAGCCCATCTCCGCCGCCGTCCTCGTCTCGGCCAATGCAGAGTGGGCCGTCGTCCGGACGCTGTTCCCGAACGAGGCTTACCAGAAATCCCCCTTCGGCGAATTTTTTCTCCGGGACTTTCGGCTCCCGGACGGATCTTCCCGACGCGTCCTCGTTTTTCACGGCGGCTGGGGCAAAGTAGCGGCTGCCGCCTCAACCCAGTATGCCATCGACCGTTTCGCCCCCGGCTTGCTCATCAACTTCGGAACCTGCGGCGGGTTCGAAGGAGCCATCGAGCGGAACTCGATCATCCTGGCCGACCGAACCGTCATCTACGACATCATCGAGCGGATGGGCGATTTTGAGGGTGCGATCCGAGACTATACGACCGACATCGACCTGACCTGGCTGACCGGGAAGCCGCCGCTCGACGTCGTCCGCGGGACGCTCGTTTCCGCGGATCAGGATCTGGACCCGGCGGCCATAGCCGGCCTGCGGAAAAAGTACGGCGCCGCGGCGGGCGACTGGGAATCGGGGGCCATCGCTTATACCGCGGTCCGTAACAGCAAGCGCGTCCTCATCCTGCGCGGTGTGACCGACCTGGTCAACACGCACGGCGGCGAGGCCTACGGCAAGATCGAAGTCTTCCAGGCCGCCTCCAAATCGATCATGAAGCGGCTCTTCGATTCGCTCCCGGCCTGGCTGGCAGCGGCCGGCAGTTGATCAGCCTGATATGCGGGCCTTAAGCCAGGCCGCCGCAGCCTTGAGCGTCTCCGCCCCCGGCCCCTCGTGGCCTTTACCCGCTTCGAGGCGGAACTCGACAACGGCCCCGGCCTTTTTAAGCTTCCCCACCAGCTCGATTGTCAGCTCGATCGGGCAGTTGCGATCCTCGGAGCCGTGATAGACGAAGATTTCCTTCCCGGCGAAGCAAGCTAGATTTGCCTCGTCCAGAAAGTCCACGTCCGCCCCCCACAGCCGCGGATGGCCGGCCCAGACCATCAGCCCCCGCCAGGGCTTGGGATTCTCGAAGAACGTCCGGTAGACGCCGTAACCGCCCATGGAGAATCCGCCCAGAAAGATTTTCTTTTCGTCCACGGAGAAATTGCCGAGCACATCGGCCAGAGCCTCGCGGATATCATCCTGGGCCCGATCACGGACATAGTTATTGGACGTGCCGCGGCCGTTCGGCGCCAGCACGATAGCCTCCGGCGCCGCAACATTGAGCCCTATGGGCAGACTGCGGTCGTCCTGGCCGCTGCCGTGAAGCCAGACGATTAGCGGGCACCTCTTATTGGGCGAATATTCGGCCGGCAGCTGGAGCGTATAGGGCTGAAGCGTACCGTCGACGGCCGAACGATAGGCCCGGCGGCGGCGGCCCGGGCTGACATCGCGGGCAACCGCGTCCACGCCCCCGCTTGCGTCCTCGATCGCGCCGGCCAGGACGGCGGCCTGAGACGGGAGGTCCTCGGGCGCGTCATAGGGCTTGAGCGCGGCCAGCCTACGCCTCGTTTCCTGCAGATGAAATCGCAGGCAGGCCAAGCTGGACGGCTTGAGCCGGTCCACGTTCGCCTCGAGCGCCTTGACCATACCGTCGCCGTCAAACGGGGGCAGGATGCTCAGGGAGAGAGAGGGCAGGCCTTTTTCGAGCTTGAGGGTGTACAGCCCCGCCTCCCAATGTCCCTTGTCGATCGTCTGCGTGACGACCTGCAGGCCGGGCCGGAGATTGAACGCCAGCCGCTTCTTGGAATTCCCCGCCGAGCCGGCCCCGGGAGTGGCCATCATGACGAAGCCGGTCGCGGTTGAGACGGCCGTGGATTCCGCCGCCGTGGCCGGCGTCGCCGCCGTGACGGCCAGGCGCGGAGCGAACAGTCCGCCCCGGTTCGATGCAGCGGTGCGCGGTTCGATCTCCACGATCGAGACGTAATTCTCGCGCTTGGGCGAAAGAACCGCCGCCCGGATCACGACCGGCTCTCCGGCCCGGATATTGTTGCGTTCAAGCACCGCGTAGGCTTGCGTCTCGCCCGCCGGGGTCGGCGGCTCGAAAGCCAAGCGGACGGAGAGTCGGGGCCTTTGCTCCATCTGAATGGAACCATCGGGAAGGACGAAATGGTATTTCCGTCCGGTCTCGCCGACGGCTTGGACATAGCAAAGATTGAAGCCGATCGCCTCGCTCAGCCAAGGGTGGTAGGGATAAACGTCGGCCCACGGGATGAGTATTTCGAGACCGGCCTTGCCTCCCTCGCTCCCCTCGCGGAACTGGGCTCGGCGGAGCGGCTGCATCACTACGTCGACGTTCCGGTACCAGATGAACTGCCGCTGCCAGCGTCTAGCCGGATCGGCGGTGGGTGTAAAGCCCAGGACGTAGAATTCTTCCGACGCCGCGCCGTCGGGCCGGGGCAAGGCCAATACGAGATGGCAGCCATCGCCGTTCTGATAGCCGCGGTCGCGAGCCGCGAACGCGGATTGGTCGGCTTCGATGAAGACATAGAAAAACTCGGTCCCGTAAGCCAATCGGTAAGTGACGTTCAAGCCGGGACCGGCCTCCCGGCCAGGCTCGTCGGAGGCGAAGCGGCGCACCGGCAGTCCCAGCAGGGCCTCATCGAGCCGGCCGTCGATGAAGGGGGGCTTGGCCAAAAAAGTCACGGCCGGACCGAGGTTGGCGTCGGCCGATGCCGGCCGTTGATTCGCCTGCACCGCCGTCGCGATTAAAGCAGCGGCCGCTATTAAAAGCCCGATCGCCGGGCGAATCAGAAGGCCGTCTTTTCGATTCACAATGGTTCGCACGCTTCGATTTCCTCGGATTTGGCGCTGCCTACAGATTATACGAAATCGGGACCGCTTTTATTGATGATTGGATCTGATAAACGGTTGCTCCGGTGCTCTATACCAATTCGTTTAATAGTTTGACAATCAATTGTTTGTATAATACAATTATCATATATTTCAAACATAGAAATTCGCATGGAAGAACAAAAAATCATTAAATTACGGGAAAAGCTGCGTATTCTCGAGCGTGAATCCGGCGGCGTATTCGACGGGCAAGCCGATTGCTGCGGCGTCACAATGGGCCAATGCCATACCCTTCTCGAGATCGGAAGCCGCGGCGAGATCAGCCTGGTCGACCTGGCCGACGCGTTGGGCTTGGACGCCAGCACCATGAGCCGCACCATCCAAGGATTGGTTCTAATCGGGCTGGTGGACCGCCGGTCCAGCGACAAGGACCGCCGCTTCGTTGTTATCCGGCTGACCGATCAAGGCCGCAAGATCTTCGCCGAGATCGAGACGCGCTACAACGCTTATTTCAGCCGCGTCAGCGAGCTTTTGCCCGAAGACAGGCGTGAGTCGATCCTGGAGAGCGTGGGCGAGTTCGCCGATGCCATCAAACGCCTGAACACCGCCACCGGATGCTGCCGGAAAGGACAGAGACCATGACCAAGATATTCGATCGCTTTCTCAAGGATCCCGGCGAGGTCTCCTGCGGCTGCGACGACGGTGGCTGCTGCGGGTCCGGGCCCGCCAAGTCCGACCATGACGCGGCCGCGGGCCCCCTCTCCCCTCTCACGCCCGCCGATCACCGATGGATCATCGGATCCGTCGAAACACCCGCGGGGGTCATCCCCGTCGTCGCGACGGAGCTCAGCCGCGCCGATCGCCGCGGGAGGATTCTGGCCCGGCTATCCGTCAATCGAATGAGCTACTCCGTGCGGCCGGGGCTGTATGCCGTCGGCAAGCCCGATCCCTGGTCCTCCGTCTTCGTCACCGGGAACTATAAAATGAGCTTCGACCATCTGCGGCGAGCGCTCGACGGCCGAGACGGCTGGATTCTCGTTCTCGACACCCGCGGCATCAATGTCTGGTGCGCCGCGGGCAAAGGCACCTTCGGGACGGAAGAAATCATCAGCCGGGTGGAGGCGGCGGGCTTGGCCCGCGTAGTCTCTCATCGCACCCTGATCCTGCCCCAACTGGGAGCCCCCGGTGTTGCCGCCCATGAAGTCGCCAAACGGACGAAGTTCAGGGTTGTTTACGGCCCCATCCGGGCCGAGGATCTAGGCGCGTTTCTCGAGGCCGGCTCGAAGGCGACTCCGGAGATGCGGCGGTACCGCTTCCGATTCAGGGACCGCATCGTCCTGACGCCCGTCGAGATCGTCATGGTCTTCACCAATAAGTATTTTCTGGCCGTCCTGGCGCTTTGGGGGTTGGGCATAGCCGGGGTGAAGTTTCTCGCTTTCAATCTGCCCCTGGTTCTGGGGGCCGTCTTCATCGGGACCGTCCTGGTCCCGGCTCTACTGCCCTGGATCCCGGTGCGGCGGTTCTCCCTCAAGGGATGGCTGTTGGGCTTTCTCTGGACGGCCGGTTTCCTAGCCCTCCAGGGAGCGCCTGTCACAGCCGCCGGCTGGTCCTTGGCCGCCGCGTATCTTTTGATACTCCCCGCGCTCTCGGCTTTCATCGCCATGAACTTCACCGGATCGAGTCCCATCACCTCGCTGTCCGGGGTGGTCAAGGAAATGAAGACCGCCGTGCCGCTGATGATCTTGTCTTCGGGGTTGGGATTGGCGGCCTTTATCGTTTCAGCCGTGATTTAACCGCAAGGAGCCTGCCATGTCGCTTCGCTATCTGGAAAACGTCGTCACCCTCGAATACGACCGGAATAAATGTACCGGCTGCGGCAAATGCGTGGAAGTCTGCCCCCACGGGGTCTTCGTCATGGAAGGCGAGCGCAAGGCCCGGCTGACCGATCGCGACCTGTGCATCGAGTGCGGCGCCTGCATGCGCAACTGCCCCTTCGACGCCATCAAGGTCCGGGCAGGGGTGGGCTGCGCCTACGCCTTGATGATCAGCGCTCTGCGCGGCAAGCCCGCCCCCGTCTGCGAGTGACCGTCGAATCTCTCGAGCCGCCGTCGAGCCAAGCGCCGAAAATCGCGGATAAATAGCCGCCGGGACAGCCGATGACCCGGTCCGCCTCACCGTGATATGATGCGGGGCCGGAGGCGATTCCACATGAGCTATCTGTCCCACCTCGAGTGCCCCGAGTGCGGCCGCACCTACCCGGCCGACGATCTCAACACCATCTGCGCCCCCTGCGGCTCCCCGCTGCTGGCCCGCTACGATCTGGACCGGGCCTGCGCGGAACTGGACCGGGACGCATTCCGCTCCCGCCCGGGCGATATGTGGCGCTGGCGCGAGCTGATGCCCGTGCGCGATAGAGCCCGCATCATTTCGACGGGCGAAGGCGGAACGCCGACGCTCGAAGCCCCCCGGCTCGGATCTCGGCTCGGCGCCCGCGCGCTCTTTATCAAGGACGAGGGCCGCAACCCGACCGGCACGTTCAAGGCGCGCGGCCTCGCGGCGGCGGTCTCCCGGGCCGTGGAGTTGGGTGTGAAGGGCTTCGTCATCCCGACGGCGGGGAACGCGGGCGGCGCGCTGGCCGCCTATGCGGCGCGCACGGGATTGCCCGCGCACGTCTTCATGCCGACCGATGCACCGCCGGCCAACCAGCATGAGGTCGAGGCGGCCGGGGCCCATCTCCATCTGGTCCAGGGGCTCATCAGCGACGCCGGGCGGGAGTGCGCCAAGATGGCGCTCGAATCCGGGCTGTTCGACGTCTCCACGCTGAAGGAGCCCTATCGCCTGGAAGGCAAGAAGACGATGGGGTACGAGATCGCCCTCGACTTCGGCTGGACGCTGCCCGACGTGATCCTGTACCCCACGGGCGGCGGGACGGGCCTCATCGGCATCTGGAAGGCCATCGACGAGATGCAGCGCCTCGGCTGGATCGGGCCGCAGCGGCCGCGCATGGTCTGCGTCCAGGCGGCGGGCTGCGCCCCCATGGCCAAGGCCTTCGCCGAGGGCCGCGAGCGCTGCGAGTTCTTCACGGGCGCCCAAACGCAGGCCGCGGGGTTGCGCGTACCCAAGCCGCTGGGCGACTGGCTCATCCTACGCACGCTTCGCGAATCGAATGGGACGGCGGTCTCCGTGCCGGACGAAGAAATGTTTGAAATGCGGGCGCTGGCGGCGGCCGGCGAGGGCCTACAGGTCTGCCTGGAAGGCTCGGCCACTCTGGCCGCCCTGCGGCGATTGCTTGCCTCGGGCTGGATCCGCCCGGACGAGCGCGTCCTGTGCCTGAATACCGGCACCAGCTTGAAGGACGCGGTCTAGGAGGATGGCGTGGCCCCTCGGGCCCTGCCCGAGCGGCTTTCTTGACACCACTCACCACGTGGAGTAACTTCGTTTTATGGTCAAGGGGGCTGGCTCCGAGCCGGAATCAGGCAGCCTCATCCCCCGACCGCCTCCGAGGCGATTCCCCGGGAGTGATCCGGCGGCCGCGCCAGGGCGAGCCGGACGGCCAAGAAAGACAATTTTCTAAAAAGGAGAATCGCTATGAAGAAAACAAATATCGGGAGGGCCTTGATACCGACGCTCTTGGCGACCGCCTACACCGTCCCCAGCCTGGCCTACTCGGGCAACCAGGCCGACATGGCGCCGCAGCCCGGGCGGGACCAGATCAAACCCGCGATCGCCTCCCAGGCGATCCGGCAGGAAGTGATCCAGTTGCTGCTCAAGGAACATTCGGACTTCGTCACGCTCAATATCGCGGGACAGCCCGGCATCCGCTTCCGCGTTTATTACAGCTTGACGGGCAAGGACAAGAGCTACCGCATAGCGCCGGAAAGCGAAAAGGTTATCGGCACCGACGGAACGGGCTCGGTCGGCCTTAAGCTCGGCCAGTTGAGCCAAGGCGAGATCTATCTGAAGGTCAAGACCTCCGACAAGGCCGATTTTTCCGAGACGCTGACGATGGCCGAGCCTTTCGTCCTGGAGCTGGCTCCGCTCGCCGAGGACCGCATGACGAGCAAAGGATTGGGGCTGTCCGAAGAGGATAAAAAGAAGGACGAGAAGGGCGTCGTGGAAAAAGTGAAAGACAAATACGAAGCCACAATCAAGGAAATAAAGGAGAAAGTTCAGAATAAGTTCGAGACAAGGACCCGAGTCAGCGCGGTCGCCGGCGTACGCGGTTGACCCCAGCGAGAAAAAAGGGCGCCGGCCCGGGGCGATCGGGACCGGGCGGTGGCGCCCGCAGCATCCCTATTGTCGGGGCGCGCCCCGGAAACCGTGACGGCGGCTCGCCGCAGCGGGCCGAACGGACGAACCCGGGGCCTCCGCGGCGGGGCGCCGAAGCCGACGTCACCCTCGTCAATTTGAATCTTCTCTATATCAAGCTCGACGACCGGATCGACTACGAAGCCCACCCTCCGCTGGGGCTCCTCTACCTGACCTCGGTGCTCGAGCAAAAAGGGTATTCCGTCGATCTCGTCGATTACCAGGTCCTTCCCCGGGTCAGGCCGGACATGGATCCTTTCAATCTCGAAACGGCGCTCGGCTATATCGGCGCAACCGCCGCTGTGGTGGGCTTTTCCTGCATGGCCAATCTTCTTCCTTTCACTCTGCTCGTGGCCGAGCGCTTCAAGCGGCTCCATCCCGAAAAGACGATCCTTCTCGGCGGGGTGGGGCCCTTCGGGGTGGAGTCCGCGATCCTGGCACGCTTTCCCTGGATCGACGCGGTCGTCCGCGGCGAAGCCGAATTGAGCCTCCCCCTGATATTGGATGCCCTTCCGGACCGCGAACGCCTGGCCCAAGTGCCGGGCGTTTTCCTGCGCCGGCCGGACGGGTCCGTCTTTCAGACCGCGAGCCCGGAGCGGATCCCTGATCTCGATCGGCTGCCGCTGCCGGCCTATCACCGCCTCGATATGGCCGCCTACGACGCCTTCGGCATCGTCTCCTCACGGGGCTGCCCCTACGGCTGCCGCTTTTGCAGCGTCGCGCCCATCTGGGATCGAAGAACCACGCGCCGGAGCCACGCCAACATCATCGAGGAAATGCGGCTGCTCCACGAAGGCTATGGAGTCAAGACCGTCCTGTTCCAAGACGAGTTTTTCTTCTCCAGCGAGGCGAAAATTCTCGATTTCTGCGACCGCCTGCAAGCCTCGGGACTGCCCATGCGCTGGAAGTGCTACGGCCGGGTCAACCTGGTGACCGAGCCGGCGATGAGGCGGATGGCCGAGGCGGGCTGCATTCAGCTTCGGTTTGGGATCGAATCGGGCTCCGACCGCGTGCTGAAAAGAATCGTCAAGGGATTCGAGTTCCGGGACGCCCTGCGGGCCGTGACCCAGGCGCTCGGCATTTTCGAGTCCGTGGAGACTTTTTTCATCTGGGGCTTCCCCTTCGAGGAGATGGAGGATTTCTACGCCACAACCCTGCAGATGGCCCGCTTCCGGCAAATGGGCGTCACCGTCCTTCCTTCGCTTCTATCTATGCTTCCTCAGACGGACATCTATCGGGAATACCGCGAGGGGCGCTACGGAGGAAGTCTCGATTTGATCCCGGCGCTGATCCCGATCTACGTGGTCACGGGACACGAGGTCGTCGGCGCGCTGAACCGAGTTCCGAACCGATACCGGCCTTATTATGACTTCATCGGCGCCCACCCGGACATCTTCCCCGGATTCTTCCTCTACGACCACGAAACAAACGTCCGTCCGAAACACGCCGTTCTCCAGCAAATGGGATTCGCTTGAGCCAGCGGAGCCGGGGGGCGGCCATACTCGGCGGAAGCGGGTTCATCGGCCACGCCGTGACGGAGGAGCTCGTCCGGTGCGGCTATCGCGTCAGCGTGGTCAACCGGGGACTCACACCCGCCGCCTTCGCCGGTCCGGTGGAGCGAGTCAAGGCGGATCGAACCGACCCGCTCAGCTTCGCCCAGGCTCTGGCGGCCATCGATGCCGATTGCGTCGTCGACGTGACAGCCTTCCGGGAGGAAGAAACGCGGGCCGCGATCGAGGCCTTTCGCGGGCGCATCGAACGCTTCGTCCACATTGGCTCCCTCAGCGTCTATCAGTGGCCGTTCCCCTGCCCCGTGGCCGAGGATTGGCCTCTCGAAACGGACCCGTTCGTCTCGTACGGATTCCATAAGGCGGGCTGCGAGCGAGCCCTCCAGGCCGAGCCGGTGGCCGGCCTCCCCTGGTCGATTCTGCGGCTGCCCGCCGTCTGCGGACCGCGCGATCCCACCTCCAGGGAAGCGGACCTGCGCCGGCAAATCTGCGGAGGCCAGCCCGTTTACGTGCCGCCGCGGCCCTACTTTTGCCAGAACCTCTTCGTCCAAGACGCGGCCCGGGCGGTCCGCATGATGATCGAAACGCCCGCGGCGGCCGGGCGCGCCTACAATGTCGGCGGCCCGCCCTTCACCCTCGAAGAGTATGCCGGACTCCTGGCGGATCTCCTGGGAAAGCCGCCTCGGCTGGTAAGAGCTTCCGGCCGGGCTCTCGCCGAGGGCGGGATCGATCCGCACAAGATCCCGTACTATTTCGAGGGCGATTTATGCCTCGACACGCGGAGGATCCGCGACGAGCTTGCCTTCACGCCGGCCTTCGACCGGGAACAGGCCTTAAGCCTGACCCTGGATTGGCTGGCCCGCGCGGAGGGAGCGGATGCGGCCGAGTGACCCCATGAAGAAAGAGCGCCGGCCCGAACCTGTCGACGTCGATCTGGTGCTCGTCTTCCCGCCTTTCGAAAGGCTCCTCGTCTCGATGGAGAACATCGGCATCGGTTCCATTGCCGCCTCGGCTCGCGCGGCGGGCTTCAGGTGCGCCATCATCAATGCCGGGCTTTACGGGCTTTCGACCGGCCAGGTGATCGAGATCCTGCGCCGTTCCCGGTTCCGGGTCCTCGGACTCTCGACGATCCACTGGACGATGCCCGCGGCGATCGAGATCGCCCGGGCCGTCAGATCGTCCCATCCCCATTGCCACATCATCCTGGGCGGCCTCGAGGCGGCCCTCGATGCGGACCGGCTTCTCCGGACCCAGCCCTGCGTGGACTCGATTGGCCTCGGCGAGGGAGAAAGGACGGTCGCGACCTTGTTGCGGGCCTTGTCCGAATCCGCTGACTGGCGCGGGATCCCCGGTCTGGCCTATCGCGATGGCGCCGTGGTGCGCCGATCTCGCCCCGCAGGCCTCATCGCCCCCCTCGACGATCTCCCTCTCCCGGCTCGCGACGACATCGCCGCGGTGCTCGCCGCCGGGGGGCCCGTCAGCATCGGCACGAGTCGGGGCTGCC
Coding sequences within:
- a CDS encoding MarR family transcriptional regulator — protein: MEEQKIIKLREKLRILERESGGVFDGQADCCGVTMGQCHTLLEIGSRGEISLVDLADALGLDASTMSRTIQGLVLIGLVDRRSSDKDRRFVVIRLTDQGRKIFAEIETRYNAYFSRVSELLPEDRRESILESVGEFADAIKRLNTATGCCRKGQRP
- the hgcA gene encoding mercury methylation corrinoid protein HgcA; translation: MTKIFDRFLKDPGEVSCGCDDGGCCGSGPAKSDHDAAAGPLSPLTPADHRWIIGSVETPAGVIPVVATELSRADRRGRILARLSVNRMSYSVRPGLYAVGKPDPWSSVFVTGNYKMSFDHLRRALDGRDGWILVLDTRGINVWCAAGKGTFGTEEIISRVEAAGLARVVSHRTLILPQLGAPGVAAHEVAKRTKFRVVYGPIRAEDLGAFLEAGSKATPEMRRYRFRFRDRIVLTPVEIVMVFTNKYFLAVLALWGLGIAGVKFLAFNLPLVLGAVFIGTVLVPALLPWIPVRRFSLKGWLLGFLWTAGFLALQGAPVTAAGWSLAAAYLLILPALSAFIAMNFTGSSPITSLSGVVKEMKTAVPLMILSSGLGLAAFIVSAVI
- the hgcB gene encoding mercury methylation ferredoxin HgcB — encoded protein: MSLRYLENVVTLEYDRNKCTGCGKCVEVCPHGVFVMEGERKARLTDRDLCIECGACMRNCPFDAIKVRAGVGCAYALMISALRGKPAPVCE
- a CDS encoding threonine synthase, which translates into the protein MSYLSHLECPECGRTYPADDLNTICAPCGSPLLARYDLDRACAELDRDAFRSRPGDMWRWRELMPVRDRARIISTGEGGTPTLEAPRLGSRLGARALFIKDEGRNPTGTFKARGLAAAVSRAVELGVKGFVIPTAGNAGGALAAYAARTGLPAHVFMPTDAPPANQHEVEAAGAHLHLVQGLISDAGRECAKMALESGLFDVSTLKEPYRLEGKKTMGYEIALDFGWTLPDVILYPTGGGTGLIGIWKAIDEMQRLGWIGPQRPRMVCVQAAGCAPMAKAFAEGRERCEFFTGAQTQAAGLRVPKPLGDWLILRTLRESNGTAVSVPDEEMFEMRALAAAGEGLQVCLEGSATLAALRRLLASGWIRPDERVLCLNTGTSLKDAV
- a CDS encoding radical SAM protein — translated: MTPARKKGAGPGRSGPGGGARSIPIVGARPGNRDGGSPQRAERTNPGPPRRGAEADVTLVNLNLLYIKLDDRIDYEAHPPLGLLYLTSVLEQKGYSVDLVDYQVLPRVRPDMDPFNLETALGYIGATAAVVGFSCMANLLPFTLLVAERFKRLHPEKTILLGGVGPFGVESAILARFPWIDAVVRGEAELSLPLILDALPDRERLAQVPGVFLRRPDGSVFQTASPERIPDLDRLPLPAYHRLDMAAYDAFGIVSSRGCPYGCRFCSVAPIWDRRTTRRSHANIIEEMRLLHEGYGVKTVLFQDEFFFSSEAKILDFCDRLQASGLPMRWKCYGRVNLVTEPAMRRMAEAGCIQLRFGIESGSDRVLKRIVKGFEFRDALRAVTQALGIFESVETFFIWGFPFEEMEDFYATTLQMARFRQMGVTVLPSLLSMLPQTDIYREYREGRYGGSLDLIPALIPIYVVTGHEVVGALNRVPNRYRPYYDFIGAHPDIFPGFFLYDHETNVRPKHAVLQQMGFA
- a CDS encoding NAD-dependent epimerase/dehydratase family protein, which produces MSQRSRGAAILGGSGFIGHAVTEELVRCGYRVSVVNRGLTPAAFAGPVERVKADRTDPLSFAQALAAIDADCVVDVTAFREEETRAAIEAFRGRIERFVHIGSLSVYQWPFPCPVAEDWPLETDPFVSYGFHKAGCERALQAEPVAGLPWSILRLPAVCGPRDPTSREADLRRQICGGQPVYVPPRPYFCQNLFVQDAARAVRMMIETPAAAGRAYNVGGPPFTLEEYAGLLADLLGKPPRLVRASGRALAEGGIDPHKIPYYFEGDLCLDTRRIRDELAFTPAFDREQALSLTLDWLARAEGADAAE